One window of Macrococcus sp. 19Msa1099 genomic DNA carries:
- a CDS encoding NYN domain-containing protein: MKEFYTIIDGYNVIGQSRHLSAIAMDSLEEARMNLLLELANYNARIQDDVIVVFDAYDVKSHEQEELFHGIRVIYSKENETADAVIERLTFELYKKHITTIKVVTSDMSEQHAIFGSGALRIPSREFITNLEEEKMIVEKDMKQMHEVKPRTRIVLDKETLQKLERIRRGKQ; this comes from the coding sequence ATGAAAGAATTTTATACAATTATAGACGGCTATAACGTAATAGGGCAAAGTCGTCATCTATCCGCTATTGCTATGGATTCACTAGAAGAAGCACGTATGAATTTATTACTGGAACTTGCGAATTATAATGCCAGGATTCAAGATGATGTCATTGTGGTCTTCGATGCGTATGATGTAAAATCTCATGAACAAGAAGAATTATTCCATGGTATCCGTGTGATTTATTCTAAAGAGAATGAAACCGCGGATGCAGTGATTGAGCGTTTAACTTTTGAGTTGTACAAAAAACATATTACGACCATTAAAGTCGTAACAAGTGATATGTCAGAACAGCATGCAATCTTTGGCAGTGGTGCACTACGCATACCATCACGTGAATTTATTACAAATCTTGAAGAAGAAAAAATGATCGTTGAAAAAGATATGAAGCAGATGCATGAAGTGAAACCAAGAACTAGAATCGTGCTAGATAAAGAAACTTTGCAAAAGTTAGAACGTATACGAAGAGGAAAACAATAA
- the rlmB gene encoding 23S rRNA (guanosine(2251)-2'-O)-methyltransferase RlmB, whose product MKATDEIIVGRHAVKSAVTSDHEINKVLIQEGINKSQISSLLNLCKEKKIVVQTVPKSKLDYLSDVPHQGILAMISPYEYTELEDFLSNKASDKLNTIMILDGLEDPHNLGSIIRTADAIGIDGIMIPKRRSVSLNQTVVKASTGAVEHVPVMRVNNINQAIDKLKDAGYWIAGTDAKQSVDYRKMNADMDLAIVIGSEGEGMSRLVKEKCDFLVHLPMVGHVNSLNASVAASLLMYEVYRKRNPVD is encoded by the coding sequence ATGAAAGCAACTGATGAAATAATCGTAGGCAGGCATGCTGTAAAAAGCGCTGTAACTTCAGACCATGAAATCAATAAAGTATTAATTCAAGAAGGTATTAATAAGTCTCAAATCAGCAGTCTTTTGAATCTGTGTAAAGAAAAAAAGATTGTCGTTCAAACAGTTCCTAAATCAAAACTGGATTATTTATCAGATGTTCCGCATCAAGGGATACTGGCAATGATATCTCCTTATGAGTATACGGAACTTGAAGATTTTCTGAGCAATAAAGCGTCTGATAAGTTAAATACAATTATGATATTAGATGGACTGGAGGACCCACACAACTTAGGTTCAATTATTAGAACTGCCGATGCTATTGGTATAGATGGTATCATGATACCAAAGCGCCGTTCTGTAAGTCTGAATCAAACGGTTGTCAAAGCTTCTACAGGTGCAGTGGAGCATGTGCCAGTAATGCGAGTGAATAATATTAATCAGGCGATTGATAAGTTAAAGGATGCGGGTTACTGGATAGCGGGAACGGACGCCAAGCAATCAGTAGACTATCGTAAAATGAATGCTGATATGGATTTGGCAATCGTTATTGGCTCAGAAGGCGAAGGGATGAGCCGACTAGTGAAAGAGAAATGCGACTTCTTGGTTCATTTACCGATGGTTGGTCATGTTAACAGTTTAAATGCTTCTGTTGCGGCAAGTTTGCTGATGTACGAAGTGTATCGTAAAAGGAACCCAGTAGACTGA
- a CDS encoding Mini-ribonuclease 3, with protein MVNQASLYNPLTLAYLGDAVLDLYIRNYIVREKNRKPNELHRYATFFVSAKSQSQTFDSLVEDNFFTTEEMDILMRGRNAKSHTKAKNTDVVTYKKSTGLEAVIGYLHLNEDNERLDALLNEIISLCEKRGKDESN; from the coding sequence GTGGTTAATCAGGCAAGTTTATATAATCCGTTGACGCTTGCATATTTAGGCGATGCAGTTCTAGATTTATATATACGCAATTACATTGTGCGCGAAAAAAATCGTAAACCCAATGAACTGCATCGATATGCGACATTCTTCGTTTCTGCTAAGAGTCAGTCTCAGACATTTGATTCACTTGTTGAAGACAACTTTTTTACAACGGAAGAAATGGACATATTAATGCGTGGACGTAACGCTAAGAGCCATACAAAAGCAAAAAATACAGACGTCGTAACTTACAAAAAAAGTACGGGATTAGAAGCGGTTATCGGGTACTTGCATTTGAATGAAGATAATGAAAGGCTCGATGCACTGCTCAATGAAATCATATCACTGTGTGAAAAGAGGGGTAAAGATGAAAGCAACTGA
- the cysS gene encoding cysteine--tRNA ligase, producing MITLYNTLTRSKEKFVPIEEGRVKMYVCGPTVYNYIHIGNARPAISFDVVRRYFEYRGYEVDYVSNFTDVDDKLIKAANELGETVPEIADRFIEAYFEDTHALNCKTATHHPRVMDHMEDIIEFIDELIKKGYAYESGGDVYFRTRKFDGYGKLSHQSIDELKIGARIQTGELKDDALDFALWKTAKPGEISWQSPWGEGRPGWHIECSVMAKKHLGDSIDIHAGGSDLTFPHHENEIAQSEAHNDTTFANYWLHNGFINIDNEKMSKSLGNFILVHDIIKEIDPNVLRFFMISVHYRNPINYNMELVASAKAGLERIQNAYQAMKERQAISVDVVDHAETILVIDNILKQFETAMDDDFNTANAITAWYELAKQANIYNQNSSTDLKVINRFIEVFEIFSEVLGVKLNTSDTLLDEEVERLIEERQEARKNKDFKRADEIRDALKEQNIILEDTAQGVRYKRG from the coding sequence ATGATTACGTTATATAATACATTGACTCGAAGTAAAGAGAAGTTTGTACCCATTGAAGAAGGAAGAGTAAAAATGTATGTGTGTGGACCGACTGTCTACAATTATATTCATATCGGAAATGCCCGTCCGGCTATCAGTTTTGATGTGGTACGTCGTTATTTTGAATATCGAGGATATGAGGTTGATTATGTCTCTAACTTCACCGATGTAGACGATAAGCTGATTAAAGCGGCAAATGAACTTGGAGAGACGGTGCCAGAGATAGCAGACCGTTTTATTGAAGCATACTTTGAGGACACACATGCTTTAAACTGTAAGACTGCAACACACCACCCTCGTGTAATGGATCATATGGAGGACATTATTGAATTTATCGATGAATTAATTAAGAAAGGCTACGCTTATGAAAGTGGTGGCGATGTTTATTTTAGAACACGTAAGTTCGATGGTTATGGTAAGCTTAGCCACCAGTCAATCGATGAACTTAAAATAGGTGCACGTATCCAGACTGGAGAACTTAAAGATGATGCGCTTGACTTTGCATTATGGAAAACAGCAAAGCCGGGAGAAATCAGCTGGCAGTCGCCTTGGGGAGAAGGACGACCGGGGTGGCATATTGAGTGTTCTGTAATGGCAAAGAAGCATTTAGGAGATTCTATCGATATCCATGCTGGAGGAAGTGATTTAACATTCCCGCATCATGAAAATGAAATTGCACAATCAGAAGCGCACAACGACACGACTTTTGCTAATTATTGGCTACACAATGGATTTATTAATATAGACAATGAGAAGATGAGTAAATCTTTAGGAAACTTCATTCTTGTACATGACATTATTAAAGAAATTGATCCGAATGTATTACGTTTCTTTATGATCAGTGTCCACTACAGAAATCCTATCAACTATAATATGGAGCTTGTTGCTAGCGCTAAAGCAGGGCTTGAGCGTATTCAAAATGCGTACCAGGCGATGAAAGAACGTCAGGCAATATCGGTGGATGTTGTAGATCATGCTGAAACAATCCTTGTGATTGATAACATATTGAAACAATTTGAAACTGCCATGGATGATGATTTCAATACTGCTAATGCGATTACTGCATGGTATGAACTTGCGAAACAGGCAAATATATATAATCAGAATTCATCTACAGATTTAAAAGTCATTAATCGATTTATCGAAGTGTTTGAAATTTTTAGTGAAGTCCTAGGTGTGAAACTGAATACAAGTGATACATTGCTAGATGAAGAGGTTGAACGATTAATTGAAGAGCGTCAAGAGGCGAGAAAGAATAAAGACTTTAAACGTGCAGATGAGATTCGTGATGCATTAAAAGAGCAAAATATTATTCTTGAAGATACAGCGCAAGGTGTGAGGTACAAACGTGGTTAA
- the cysE gene encoding serine O-acetyltransferase — protein MPLFKRIKDDIAMVFEQDPAARSSIEVFLTYSGLHAVWWHLIAHWFFKRRMYFIARSISQISRFFSGIEIHPGAKIGRRLFIDHGMGIVIGETCTIGDNVTIYQGVTLGGTGKERGKRHPDIGDNVLIAAGAKVLGNIQIGNNVNIGANSVVLKCVPDYSTVVGIPGRIVRQNGVKVKVGKSFEHTNLPDPVYEKLKELERHIEASRNGEIQDDYVI, from the coding sequence ATGCCGTTGTTTAAACGTATTAAAGATGATATTGCAATGGTCTTTGAACAGGATCCGGCAGCGAGAAGTAGTATTGAGGTATTTTTGACATATTCGGGATTACACGCAGTGTGGTGGCATTTAATTGCCCATTGGTTCTTCAAGCGTAGAATGTACTTCATTGCACGAAGTATCAGTCAGATTTCAAGATTCTTCTCTGGAATTGAGATCCATCCAGGTGCAAAGATAGGAAGGCGTTTATTTATTGACCATGGTATGGGTATTGTCATTGGTGAAACGTGTACGATTGGAGATAACGTTACAATCTATCAAGGAGTAACGCTTGGTGGTACGGGTAAAGAACGCGGAAAACGTCATCCTGATATAGGAGATAACGTATTAATTGCAGCTGGGGCTAAGGTGCTGGGAAATATACAGATTGGGAATAATGTAAATATTGGAGCGAATTCTGTTGTTCTGAAATGTGTTCCCGATTATTCTACTGTCGTAGGAATACCGGGACGTATTGTAAGACAAAATGGGGTCAAGGTAAAGGTCGGTAAGTCGTTTGAACATACGAATTTGCCCGACCCGGTATATGAAAAATTAAAAGAACTAGAACGTCATATAGAGGCGTCAAGAAATGGAGAGATTCAGGATGATTACGTTATATAA
- the gltX gene encoding glutamate--tRNA ligase, whose product MSKVRVRYAPSPTGFLHIGNARTALFNYLFARHNGGDFIIRIEDTDTARNVEGGEASQLKFLQWLGMDWDESIDKDGGFGPYRQSERADIYNPIIEKLLAEDKAYRCYMTAEELEAEREAQLARGEMPRYGGKHAHLTKEEEAALIAEGRQPAIRIRVPKDKVYTFNDMVKGEVSFDSNGIGDWVIVKKDGIPTYNFAVAIDDHFMEITHVIRGDDHISNTPKQMMVYEALGYEIPTFGHMTLIVNEDRKKLSKRDGSIIQFIEQYHDLGYLPEALFNFIGLLGWSPEGEEEIFTKEQFIEMFDEKRLSKSPAFFDKQKLAWINNQYMKTKDLDTVFEMTLPHMKKAELVSEQPTDEELAWAKALVGLYQEQMSYAGEIVELSELFFRDEIELGEAESEVVNGEQVPELAQSLIGQLEALETFDAPSIKGAIKSVQKETGIKGKNLFMPIRVMTTGQMHGPELPNTLELLGKEKVIARVQKYVK is encoded by the coding sequence ATGAGTAAAGTAAGAGTAAGATATGCACCAAGTCCAACGGGGTTCTTACATATTGGAAATGCGCGTACGGCATTATTTAACTATTTATTTGCCAGACATAACGGTGGAGATTTTATTATCCGAATTGAAGATACAGATACTGCGCGTAACGTAGAAGGTGGAGAAGCGAGCCAGTTAAAGTTCTTACAATGGTTAGGAATGGACTGGGATGAATCAATTGATAAAGATGGAGGATTTGGTCCTTATCGTCAATCTGAGCGTGCTGATATTTATAATCCAATTATCGAGAAATTATTAGCTGAAGACAAAGCTTATCGCTGCTATATGACTGCCGAAGAATTAGAAGCAGAACGCGAGGCACAACTTGCGCGTGGAGAAATGCCAAGATATGGTGGTAAGCATGCGCATTTAACGAAAGAAGAAGAAGCAGCACTGATCGCTGAAGGTAGACAACCTGCAATTCGTATCCGTGTGCCGAAAGATAAGGTATACACGTTTAATGATATGGTTAAAGGAGAAGTTTCATTTGATTCTAACGGTATCGGTGACTGGGTTATTGTTAAGAAGGATGGTATCCCAACGTATAACTTTGCAGTAGCAATCGATGATCACTTTATGGAGATTACTCATGTCATTCGCGGTGACGACCATATTTCAAACACGCCAAAACAAATGATGGTCTATGAAGCGCTAGGATATGAAATCCCGACGTTTGGTCATATGACGTTAATCGTGAACGAAGACCGTAAGAAATTGTCTAAACGTGACGGTTCAATCATTCAGTTTATTGAACAATACCACGATCTTGGATACTTACCAGAAGCGTTATTTAATTTTATTGGACTGCTTGGCTGGTCTCCTGAAGGTGAAGAGGAAATCTTTACAAAAGAACAATTCATTGAAATGTTTGACGAGAAACGTCTAAGCAAATCACCAGCATTCTTTGATAAACAAAAACTAGCGTGGATCAACAATCAGTATATGAAAACGAAAGATTTAGATACTGTATTTGAAATGACGTTACCACATATGAAAAAAGCTGAACTTGTTTCTGAACAACCGACAGATGAAGAGCTTGCTTGGGCAAAAGCTTTAGTTGGATTATATCAGGAGCAGATGAGTTACGCCGGTGAAATTGTTGAACTAAGTGAGTTATTCTTCCGTGATGAAATTGAACTTGGAGAAGCAGAGTCTGAGGTCGTAAATGGAGAACAGGTCCCTGAACTTGCTCAAAGTTTAATTGGTCAGTTAGAAGCATTAGAAACATTTGATGCGCCAAGTATTAAAGGGGCAATTAAATCTGTACAGAAAGAAACAGGTATCAAAGGGAAAAATTTATTTATGCCGATTCGTGTTATGACAACAGGACAAATGCATGGTCCAGAGCTACCAAATACATTAGAATTACTTGGTAAAGAAAAAGTTATTGCACGTGTTCAAAAGTACGTGAAATAA
- the ispF gene encoding 2-C-methyl-D-erythritol 2,4-cyclodiphosphate synthase, whose amino-acid sequence MMRIGYGYDVHQLVEGRPLIIGGIELGHDKGLLGHSDADVLLHAITDAILGAVSLGDIGKFFPDDDPKYKGADSKILLKEAYQHVLKLGYEIGNLDATIIAEKPKFRPHIDAMRESIANVLNTDIFNVNVKATTNEKMGYLGRQEGIQAQAVVLLLKTN is encoded by the coding sequence TTGATGAGAATTGGATATGGATATGATGTACACCAATTAGTCGAAGGTCGACCTTTAATCATCGGCGGCATCGAACTGGGACACGATAAAGGATTACTTGGACATAGTGATGCCGACGTATTACTCCATGCGATTACAGATGCAATTTTAGGTGCTGTCTCTCTTGGTGACATCGGCAAATTTTTTCCGGATGATGATCCGAAGTACAAAGGTGCGGATTCTAAGATTTTATTAAAAGAGGCGTACCAGCATGTTCTTAAGTTAGGATATGAAATAGGCAATTTAGATGCGACAATTATTGCAGAAAAACCGAAATTCCGTCCGCATATCGATGCTATGCGAGAGTCGATTGCGAATGTCTTAAATACAGACATTTTCAACGTGAACGTCAAAGCGACAACGAACGAGAAGATGGGTTATTTAGGACGACAAGAAGGTATACAGGCACAAGCTGTGGTATTATTATTAAAAACAAACTAA
- the ispD gene encoding 2-C-methyl-D-erythritol 4-phosphate cytidylyltransferase: MTNMYDVIIPAAGMGKRMQADKNKVLLQLQSKSILEHTLETFQSDDNCRAIHLAAQKDELEMLKAMSKAYNKIEVVTVGGSERQYSIYNVLKAIQPCDYVFIHDAARPFVTPETLYKLYTKVQQYKSVVAAVKVKDTVKRVIDFQVEETLNREELWQIQTPQAFSYHLLLEAYNKADEDDFLGTDDASLVERLYPVNIVESDYDNIKITTPEDMFFAEAILKKRGI; this comes from the coding sequence ATGACTAATATGTATGATGTAATTATTCCCGCAGCCGGTATGGGCAAAAGAATGCAGGCGGATAAAAACAAGGTTCTGCTACAGCTGCAAAGTAAATCGATTCTTGAACACACACTTGAAACGTTTCAGAGTGATGATAATTGCCGTGCCATTCATTTAGCAGCACAAAAAGATGAATTGGAAATGCTTAAAGCAATGTCTAAAGCTTATAACAAAATAGAAGTAGTGACTGTAGGCGGTAGTGAAAGACAATATAGCATCTATAATGTGCTCAAAGCAATTCAGCCATGCGATTATGTGTTTATACATGATGCGGCAAGACCTTTTGTTACACCAGAAACATTGTATAAGTTATATACAAAAGTACAACAATATAAAAGCGTTGTTGCGGCTGTTAAAGTGAAAGATACGGTTAAGCGTGTGATTGATTTCCAGGTAGAAGAAACGTTAAATAGAGAAGAACTTTGGCAGATTCAAACACCACAAGCATTTAGCTATCATTTATTACTTGAAGCATATAATAAAGCAGATGAAGATGACTTTTTAGGTACTGACGATGCGTCGCTTGTTGAACGGCTGTACCCAGTTAACATCGTTGAAAGTGATTATGATAATATTAAGATTACAACGCCGGAAGATATGTTCTTTGCGGAAGCAATACTGAAGAAAAGAGGGATTTGA
- a CDS encoding PIN/TRAM domain-containing protein, protein MLRKLVLLIFFVVGASAGIFLIPELVGLFDFKVPDILSNPYIDGAVGIAVFFLLFYWLVDRVVALIIRGEKLLLKINFIDLIIATFGMIIGLMIASMISLIFNFMGFPFLKNTVPIILAVVLGYLGFQVGIQKRGEILSFLPERFQPNKRKSFDFPKLLDTSAIIDGRILSIVKCGFLDGTIVVPQGVLDELQLIADSTDGIKRDKGQRGLDILSELQETGHPLNIIPGNKNIKEVDQLLVTMAKDMKASVITTDFNLNKVCQVQGIQVLNVNDLSEAIKPVVAQGDKMLLNVTKSGKEEDQGVGYMEDGTMVVVEHGKKYINKQIQVEVQSILQTSSGRIIFTKKVND, encoded by the coding sequence ATGTTAAGAAAGCTTGTTTTATTAATATTTTTCGTTGTAGGTGCTTCAGCAGGTATCTTCTTGATACCTGAGCTTGTTGGACTGTTTGATTTTAAAGTTCCTGATATATTATCTAATCCATATATCGATGGGGCCGTAGGTATCGCTGTCTTTTTTCTTTTATTTTACTGGCTTGTCGATCGTGTTGTGGCTTTAATTATAAGAGGTGAGAAACTCCTCCTTAAGATCAATTTTATTGATTTGATTATCGCAACTTTCGGTATGATTATTGGTCTGATGATTGCTTCAATGATCAGTTTAATCTTTAACTTTATGGGGTTTCCTTTTCTTAAGAATACGGTACCGATTATTTTAGCAGTTGTATTAGGATATTTAGGTTTTCAAGTGGGTATTCAAAAACGTGGTGAGATATTAAGTTTCTTGCCTGAACGTTTTCAGCCTAATAAGAGAAAATCATTCGATTTCCCAAAACTATTAGATACTTCTGCAATTATCGATGGGCGTATTTTATCAATCGTAAAGTGCGGTTTTTTAGATGGTACGATTGTAGTGCCACAAGGTGTGCTGGATGAATTACAATTAATAGCTGATTCGACAGATGGAATAAAGAGAGATAAGGGGCAACGTGGGTTAGATATATTAAGTGAACTGCAAGAGACAGGACATCCTTTGAATATTATTCCAGGGAATAAGAACATTAAAGAAGTGGACCAGTTGCTTGTTACGATGGCGAAAGACATGAAGGCGAGTGTGATCACTACAGATTTCAATTTGAATAAAGTCTGCCAAGTGCAAGGTATCCAAGTGCTGAATGTAAATGATCTGTCAGAAGCAATTAAACCTGTTGTCGCTCAAGGAGATAAGATGTTATTAAATGTCACTAAATCAGGAAAAGAAGAAGATCAAGGTGTAGGCTACATGGAAGATGGTACGATGGTTGTTGTAGAACACGGTAAGAAGTATATCAACAAACAAATTCAAGTGGAAGTGCAATCCATATTGCAGACATCTTCAGGTCGAATTATTTTTACGAAGAAAGTGAATGACTAA
- the radA gene encoding DNA repair protein RadA, giving the protein MVKVKSTFECMACGYQSPKWMGKCPNCGAWNQMEEVIEHKQKGPKNAISESQSGNKVEKLKDITKESVPRDHTQMKELDRVLGGGIVPGSLILIGGDPGIGKSTLLLQVCAMLSQNHPVLYISGEESVRQTKLRADRLLEDAGELDVYAETNLQIIHETVRKTKPKFLVIDSIQTIFHPEVTSAPGSVSQVRECTQELMRIAKQMNIATFIVGHVTKEGQIAGPRLLEHMVDTVLYFEGDTHHSYRILRAVKNRFGSTNEMGIFEMKNTGLKEVLNPSEMFLEERTKNVAGSTIVATMEGTRPLLVEVQSLVTPTSFHNPRRMASGVDHNRLNLLMAVLEKKQGYLLQQQDAYVKVAGGVKLDEPAVDLSVIVSIASSYNDKPTRGDDCFIGEVGLTGEVRRVARIEQRVQEAEKLGFKRVIIPKNNIGGWDFPGNIEVIGVTNINEALKMAF; this is encoded by the coding sequence TTGGTAAAGGTGAAAAGCACATTTGAATGTATGGCCTGTGGTTATCAGTCACCAAAATGGATGGGAAAGTGTCCGAATTGTGGTGCATGGAATCAAATGGAAGAAGTTATTGAGCATAAACAGAAGGGCCCTAAAAATGCGATTTCTGAATCACAAAGTGGTAATAAAGTTGAAAAACTAAAAGATATAACGAAAGAAAGTGTTCCTCGTGATCATACGCAGATGAAAGAACTGGATCGTGTACTTGGAGGAGGAATCGTTCCGGGTTCATTGATACTTATCGGCGGAGACCCGGGGATTGGTAAGTCCACATTACTACTACAAGTTTGTGCAATGCTTTCACAAAACCATCCCGTACTCTATATTTCTGGAGAGGAATCGGTAAGACAAACGAAATTACGTGCCGATCGTCTATTAGAGGATGCAGGTGAGCTTGATGTATATGCAGAAACCAACCTTCAGATTATCCACGAAACGGTAAGGAAAACAAAACCGAAATTTTTGGTTATCGATTCAATTCAAACAATATTTCATCCAGAGGTTACAAGTGCACCTGGTTCTGTATCGCAAGTCAGAGAATGTACACAAGAGTTAATGCGTATCGCAAAGCAGATGAACATTGCAACATTTATCGTAGGGCACGTGACAAAAGAAGGACAGATCGCAGGTCCAAGGTTACTAGAACATATGGTTGATACAGTTCTTTACTTTGAAGGAGATACTCATCATAGCTACAGAATATTACGCGCAGTGAAGAATCGTTTTGGTTCGACAAATGAAATGGGTATATTTGAAATGAAGAATACAGGCCTTAAAGAAGTCCTGAATCCTTCAGAAATGTTCCTTGAAGAACGTACAAAAAATGTAGCAGGTTCAACTATCGTTGCAACGATGGAAGGCACGCGTCCATTACTAGTTGAAGTTCAGTCACTTGTAACGCCGACATCTTTTCATAATCCAAGAAGAATGGCATCAGGTGTCGACCATAATCGACTGAACCTATTGATGGCTGTACTAGAGAAAAAACAAGGATATTTATTACAGCAACAGGATGCATATGTGAAAGTTGCGGGTGGTGTAAAACTTGATGAACCTGCTGTTGATTTAAGTGTTATCGTAAGCATCGCTTCAAGCTATAATGATAAACCGACACGAGGCGATGACTGTTTTATCGGAGAAGTCGGTCTGACTGGTGAAGTGAGACGTGTTGCACGTATTGAACAACGTGTACAAGAAGCTGAAAAACTCGGTTTTAAACGTGTCATCATCCCCAAAAATAATATTGGTGGCTGGGATTTCCCCGGAAATATTGAAGTGATTGGTGTAACAAATATTAACGAAGCATTAAAAATGGCATTTTAA